The Mugil cephalus isolate CIBA_MC_2020 chromosome 11, CIBA_Mcephalus_1.1, whole genome shotgun sequence genome includes a window with the following:
- the ubr5 gene encoding E3 ubiquitin-protein ligase UBR5 isoform X3 has translation MTSIHFVVHPLPGTEDQLNDRLREVSEKLNKYSYNSHPHLSLLEQATLKQCVVGPNHAGFLLEDGRVCRISFAVQPDRLELSKPDGSDGSKLSSGSGTGRSSRPGRTSDPPWFLSGSDTLGRLAGNTLGSRWSSGVNGGSGGGGSGGGAGGGGAGGGSSGGGGGGGGGGGGGTSGRSSTAARDSRRQTRVIRTGRDRGSGLLGSQPQPVIPASVIPEELITQAQVVLQGKSRSVIIRELQRTNLDVNLAVNNLLSRDDEDGDDGDDTASESYLPGEDLMSLLDADIHSAHPSVIIDADAMFSEDISYFGYPSFRRSSLSRLGSSRERDSELLRERESVLRLRERRWLDGASFDTERGSTSREGEPSLDKKSIPVQSPVSLGEELQWWPDKDGVKFVSIGAMFSELVAVSSKGELYQWKWSEPEPYRNAQNPSIHHPRVSFLGLTNEKITLLSANSIRATVATETNKVATWVDDTLSTVASKLEHSAQAFPELQGERMVSLHCCALYTCAQLENSLYWWGVVPFSQRKKMLEKARAKNKKPKSSGGISSIPNITVGTQVCLRNNPLYHAGAVAFSVSAGIPKVGVLLESVWNMNDSCRFQLRSPESLKNMEKTTKTQEIKTESKPELVKTEMGPPPSPASTCSDTSSIASSASLPYKRRRSTPAPKEEEKVNEEQWPLREVVFVEDVKNVPVGKVLKVDGAYVAVKFPGTSNSMSSQSTAAPTDSDPSSLLQDCRLLRIDELQVVKTGGTPKVPDCFQRTPKKLCIPEKAEILAVNVDSKGVHAVLKTGNWVRYCIFDLATGKAEQENNFPTSNLAFLGQSERNVAIFTAGQESPIILRDGNGTIYPMAKDCMGGIRDPDWLDLPPINSLGMGVHSLANLPSNSTIKKKAAIIIMTVEKQTLMQHVLRCDYEACRQYLVNLEQAFLLDQGSQALGALLGHRCDGNRNILHAAVSVCFPVSNKETKEEEEAERSERNTFAERLSAVEAIANAISVVSSNSSGNRTGSSSSRGLRLREMMRRSLRAAGLGRHESGPSSSDHQDPVSPPIAPPSWVPDPPPMDPDGDIDFILAPAVGSLTTASTGTSQGPSTSTIPGPSTEPSVVESKDRKANAHLILKLMCDSVVLRPHLRELLSAKDARGMTPFMLAVSGRAYPAAITVLEAAQKMAKVGDPGIAEKEDADSVFMEMICPSGTNPDDSPLYVLCCNDTCSFTWTGAEHINQDIFECRTCGLLESLCCCTECARVCHKGHDCKLKRTSPTAYCDCWEKCKCKTLIAGQKAARLDLLYRLLTTTNLVTTPNSRGEHILLFLVQTVARQSVEHCQYRPPRIREDRNRKAANAEDSDMPDHDLEPPRFAQLALERVLQDWNALKSMIMFGSQENKDPLSASSRIAHLLPEEQVYLNQQSGTIRLDCFTHCLIVKCAPDITFIDTLLGTLVKELQNKYTPGRREEAVNVTRRFLRSVARVFVILSVEMASSKKKNNFIPQPIGKCRRVFQALLPYAVEELCNVAESLIVPVRMGIARPTAPFTLASTSIDAVQGSEELFSVEPLPPRPSPDQSSSSSQTAASYIIRNPQPRRSSQSQPVRGRDEEQDDIVSADVEEVEVVEGVAGEEDHHDDQEEQGEENAEAEGQHDEHDEDGSDMELDLLAAAETESDSESNHSNQDNASGRRSVVTAATAGSEAGSRVSLAFPIFGASSVPAFFSEDDSQSNDSSDSDSSSSQSDDVDQETFLLDEPLERTTSASHANSAAQAPRSMQWAVRNTPSQRATGSAPSSSSTPAASSTGLIYIDPTNLRRSSAISSSAAAAAAALEASNSSSYLTSASSLARAYSIVIRQISDLMSLIPKYNHLVYSQYPAAVKLTYQDAVNLQNYVEEKLIPTWNWMVSIMDSTEAQLRYGSALSSAGDPGHPSHPLHASQHSARRERMTAREEANFRTLEGRRRAATLLTARQGMMSARGDFLNYALSLMRSHNDEHSDVLPVLDVCSLKHVAYVFQALIYWIKAMNQQTTLDTPQMDRKRNREILELGLDNEDSEHENDEDTNQSSTLQDKDEDTVPAETGQNHPFFRRSDSMTFLGCIPPNPFDVPLAEAIPLADQPHLLQPNARKEDLFGRPSQGLYSSSYMATKGLAEASMDRNCLEVNMGSLPSPSQVLPTKMSYSANLKNVMSMETGQRSSENQSLVEQEMEVSKPGPSPHDLAAQLKSSLLAEIGLTESDGPPLPSFRPHCSFMGMMISHDMLLGRWRLSLELFGRVFMEDVGAEPGSILTELGGFEVKESKFRREMEKLRNLQSRDLALEVDRDRDQLIQQTMRQLNTHFGRRCTTTPMAVHRVKVTFKDEPGEGSGVARSFYTAIALALLSNDKLPNLDCVQSVSKGMQASSTCHHDYNSNLMQRLRNRDRERERRSGGLRAGSRRDRDRDSRRQLSIDTRPFRPSSEGNPSDEPDPLPAHRQALGERLYPRVHAMQPAFASKITGMLLELSPAQLLLLLASEDSLRARVEEAMELLIAHGRENGADSILDLGLPEAPEKAQQQENRKRHGSTRSVVDMELDDPDDGDDNAPLFYQPGKRGFYSPRPGKNTEARLNCFRNIGRILGLCLLQNELCPITLNRHVIKVLLGRKVNWHDFAFFDPVMYESLRQLIRHSQAGEAEAVFAAMDLAFAIDLCKEEGAGQVELLSGGVNMPVTPLNVYEYVRKYAEHRMLVVAEQPLHAMRKGLLDVLPKNSLEDLTAEDFRLLVNGCGEVNVQMLISFTSFNDESGENADKLLQFKRWFWSIVEKMSMTERQDLVYFWTSSPSLPASEEGFQPMPSITIRPPDDQHLPTANTCISRLYVPLYSSKQILKQKLLLAIKTKNFGFV, from the exons GATGGACGTGTGTGCAGAATCAGCTTTGCTGTCCAGCCCGATCGCCTGGAGCTCAGCAAACCGGACGGCAGCGATGG TTCAAAGTTGAGCAGTGGTTCAGGGACAGGAAGGAGCTCCAGGCCGGGCAGGACTAGTGATCCGCCCTGGTTCCTGTCTGGTTCTGACACACTGGGCAGACTGGCAGGCAACACCCTTGG GAGTCGCTGGAGCTCCGGTGTAAATGGAGgcagtggaggaggtggaagcggaggaggagcaggaggaggtggagccgGTGGTGGTAGCAGCGGAGGCGGAGGGggtggcggaggaggcggaggtggaggcACGTCGGGCAGGTCGTCAACGGCAGCTCGCGATTCCCGCCGACAGACCAGGGTGATCCGTACAGGAAGGGATCGTGGCTCAGGCCTTCTAGGCAGCCAGCCGCAGCCTGTCATCCCAGCCTCTGTCATCCCTGAAGAACTTATTACTCAG GCCCAGGTAGTCCTTCAAGGGAAATCCAGGAGTGTGATCATAAGGGAGCTCCAGAGGACCAACCTCGACGTCAACCTTGCCGTCAACAACCTCCTGAGCCgggatgatgaagatggtgacgATGGAGATGACACAGCCAGCGAGTCCTACCTCCCTGGAG AAGACCTGATGTCCCTGTTAGATGCAGACATTCACTCAGCCCATCCCAGCGTCATTATTGATGCGGATGCCATGTTCTCTGAGGACATCAGCTACTTTGGCTACCCCTCTTTTAGACGCTCCTCACTGTCTCGCCTCGGATCCTCCAGAG AGCGTGACTCAGAGCTGTTGCGTGAACGTGAGTCTGTATTGAGGTTACGCGAGCGCCGGTGGCTCGATGGGGCCTCGTTCGACACAGAGCGAGGTTCCACCAGCCGTGAGGGTGAGCCTAGCCTCGACAAGAAGAGCATCCCAGTCCAGAGCCCAGTGTCCCTGGGAGAAGAGCTCCAGTGGTGGCCTGACAAG GATGGTGTAAAGTTTGTGAGCATTGGAGCCATGTTCTCAGAGCTGGTGGCTGTGAGCTCCAAAGGAGAGCTTTATCAGTGGAAGTGGAGTGAACCTGAACCCTACAGGAATGCACAG AATCCTTCGATCCACCACCCACGTGTCTCTTTCCTGGGCTTGACCAATGAGAAGATCACCTTACTGTCTGCTAATAGCATTAGAGCTACAGTAGCTACAGAAACCAACAAG GTGGCAACCTGGGTGGACGACACACTGAGCACAGTGGCATCTAAGCTGGAGCACAGTGCTCAGGCTTTTCCTGAGCTGCAGGGGGAGCGCATGGTGTCGCTGCACTGCTGCGCACTCTACACATGTGCACAGCTAGAGAATAGCCTCTACTGGTG GGGTGTTGTGCCTTTTAGTCAAAGGAAGAAGATGCTTGAAAAGGCCAGAGCCAAGAACAAAAAGCCAAAGTCCAGCGGTGGCATCTCGTCAATACCCAACATCACTGTGGGAACACAg GTGTGCTTGAGAAACAATCCCCTCTACCATGCCGGTGCAGTggccttttctgtttctgctgggaTTCCCAAAGTGGGCGTCTTGTTGGAGTCTGTCTGGAACATGAACGACAGCTGCAGGTTCCAGCTGCGCTCACCAGAAAGCCTCAAGAACATGGAGAAGACCACTAAGACCCAGGAAATCAA GACTGAAAGCAAGCCAGAGCTGGTGAAGACTGAGATGGGTCCCCCTCCCTCACCTGCCTCTACCTGCAGTGATACCTCTTCCATTGCTAGCAGTGCCTCACTGCCCTACA AGCGAAGGCGTTCTACCCCAGCTcccaaagaggaagagaaagtgaaTGAGGAGCAGTGGCCTCTCAGGGAGGTGGTCTTTGTGGAGGATGTTAAAAATGTTCCCGTGGGAAAG GTGCTTAAAGTGGATGGGGCATATGTTGCTGTGAAGTTTCCAGGAACCTCAAACAGCATGAGCAGCCAGAGCACTGCAGCTCCCACAGACTCGGACCCGTCGTCACTGTTGCAGGACTGTCGACTCCTCAGAATAGATGAGCTACAG GTGGTCAAAACCGGTGGGACTCCTAAAGTTCCTGATTGCTTTCAGCGAACACCTAAAAAGCTCTGTATCCCAGAAAAGGCAGAGATTTTGGCCGTGAATGTTGACTCCAAAG GAGTCCATGCAGTGCTGAAAACTGGTAACTGGGTGAGGTACTGTATCTTTGACCTGGCCACAGGCAAAGCTGAGCAGGAGAATAACTTTCCTACTAGTAATCTGGCCTTCCTGGGGCAGAGTGAGCGCAACGTTGCCATCTTCACTGCAGGACAG GAGTCTCCTATTATTCTCCGAGATGGAAATGGCACAATCTACCCCATGGCCAAAGACTGCATGGGTGGAATAAGAGATCCTGATTGGTTGGACCTGCCGCCTATAAACAGCCTGGGAATGGGGGTGCACTCTCTGGCTAATCTCCCCTCTAACTCCACCATTAAAAAGAAAGCTGCTATTATTATCATGACCGTTGAG AAACAGACGCTGATGCAGCATGTACTGCGCTGCGACTATGAGGCATGTCGGCAGTACCTGGTGAACCTTGAGCAAGCCTTCCTTTTGGATCAGGGCAGCCAGGCCCTCGGAGCCCTTCTGGGCCACCGATGCGATGGAAACCGCAACATCCTTCACGCTGCTGTTTCTGTCTGCTTTCCAGTTAGCAACAAAGAgaccaaagaggaggaag AAGCTGAAAggtcagagagaaacacattcgCAGAGCGTCTGTCTGCTGTGGAGGCGATTGCCAATGCCATCTCGGTCGTCTCAAGCAACAGTTCTGGAAATAGGACAGGCTCCTCCAGTAGCAGAGG GCTTCGTCTGAGAGAAATGATGCGAAGGTCTCTTAGAGCAGCCGGTCTTGGTCGCCACGAGTCCGGCCCATCATCCAGTGACCATCAGGACCCCGTGTCCCCACCCATTGCTCCACCAAGTTGGGTCCCTGACCCCCCACCCATGGACCCTG ACGGTGACATCGATTTCATTCTGGCACCAGCTGTGGGTTCACTCACCACAGCCTCCACTGGTACAAGCCAGGGACCCAGCACCTCCACCATACCAG GGCCGTCCACTGAGCCTTCTGTGGTCGAGTCTAAAGACAGGAAGGCCAACGCGCACCTCATCCTGAAGCTGATGTGTGACAGTGTTGTCCTTAGGCCCCACCTACGGGAGCTGCTCTCTGCAAA gGATGCCCGAGGGATGACCCCGTTCATGTTGGCTGTCAGTGGGCGAGCCTACCCAGCAGCCATCACGGTGCTTGAGGCTGCACAGAAAATGGCCAAGG TGGGTGACCCAGGCATCGCAGAGAAGGAGGATGCAGATTCCGTATTCATGGAAATGATTTGCCCCTCGGGGACCAACCCAGATGATTCTCCCCTATACGTTCTCTGCTGTAACGACACCTGCAGTTTCACTTGGACTGGAGCGGAGCACATTAACCAG GATATCTTCGAGTGTCGAACATGTGGCCTACTGGAGTCCCTGTGCTGCTGCACTGAGTGTGCGAGGGTGTGTCACAAAGGACATGACTGCAA GCTGAAGAGGACGTCTCCTACAGCTTATTGCGACTGTTGGGAGAAATGCAAGTGTAAAACACTGATTGCCGGCCAGAAGGCTGCTCGTTTAGACCTACTGTACAGGTTACTGACAACCACAAACCTGGTCACCACACCAAACAGCAG GGGAGAGCATATATTACTGTTCCTGGTGCAGACTGTTGCCAGGCAGAGTGTTGAGCACTGTCAGTACAGACCACCTCGCATCAGAGAAGACAGGAACCGCAAGGCTGCTAACGCAGAAG ACTCTGACATGCCTGACCACGACCTAGAACCTCCCCGCTTTGCTCAGCTGGCTCTGGAGAGGGTTCTGCAGGACTGGAATGCCCTCAAGTCCATGATCATGTTTGGTTCTCAGGAGAATAAAGATCC ACTTAGTGCCAGCAGCAGAATTGCCCACCTCCTGCCTGAAGAGCAGGTCTACTTGAATCAGCAGAGTGGCACCATTCGCCTTGACTGTTTCACACACTGCCTCATTGTCAAGTGTGCTCCTGATATCACT TTCATAGACACGTTACTGGGTACCCTGGTGAAGGAGCTGCAGAACAAGTACACTCCTGGCCGCCGAGAGGAGGCGGTCAATGTTACAAGGAGGTTCCTGCGCTCCGTAGCCCGGGTGTTTGTCATTCTCAGCGTGGAAATGGCCTCGtccaagaagaaaaa CAACTTCATCCCTCAGCCCATTGGGAAATGCCGGCGTGTTTTCCAGGCTCTGTTACCTTACGCCGTGGAGGAGCTGTGTAACGTGGCAGAGTCACTCATTGTACCAGTGCGAATGGGTATCGCAAGGCCCACTGCTCCTTTCACTTTGGCCAGCACCAGCATCGACGCTGTCCAGGGCAGCGAGGAGCTTTTCTCTGTCGAACCGTTGCCTCCGAGACCCTCGCCTGACCAGTCCAGCAG CTCCAGTCAGACAGCTGCTTCTTATATCATCAGGAACCCCCAGCCTCGACGCAGCAGCCAGAGTCAGCCCGTCAGAGGTAGAGACGAGGAGCAGGATGACATCGTATCAGCAGATGTGGAAGAG GTGGAAGTTGTAGAGGGAGTAGCAGGGGAAGAAGACCATCACGACGACCAGGAGGAACAGGGAGAGGAAAACGCCGAAGCAGAGGGTCAGCATGATGAACACGACGAGGATG GAAGTGACATGGAGTTGGACCTGTTGGCAGCAGCTGAAACCGAGAGCGACAGTGAAAGCAACCACAGCAATCAGGATAACGCTAGTGGCCGCAGGAGCGTTGTCACGGCAGCCACCGCCGGCTCTGAAGCAG GCAGTAGGGTGTCCTTGGCATTTCCTATTTTTG GTGCCAGCAGTGTCCCTGCCTTCTTTTCAGAGGATGACTCCCAGTCCAACGATTCCAGCGACtcggacagcagcagcagtcagagCGACGATGTCGACCAGGAGACATTCCTATTGGATGAACCGCTGGAACGGACAACTAGCGCTTCGCATGCTAACAGCGCGGCCCAGGCTCCTCGCTCCATGCAGTGGGCTGTTAGAAACACCCCCAGCCAAAGGGCAACAGGAAGTGCTCCCTCCAGTTCCTCAACACCAGCTG CGAGCTCCACAGGCCTGATATATATTGACCCAACCAACCTGCGTCGTTCAAGTGCAATCAGCTCGAGTgctgcagcggcagcagcagctctggaggCCAGCAACTCCAGCAGCTACCTGACATCTGCCAGTAGCCTGGCCCGCGCTTACAGCATCGTCATCAGGCAGATCTCAGACCTCATGAGTCTCATTCCCAAGTACAACCATCTTGTCTACTCCCAGTATCCTGCGGCTGTAAAGCTCACCTACCAGGATGCAGTTAATCTGCag AACTACGTTGAAGAAAAGCTGATCCCTACCTGGAACTGGATGGTGTCCATCATGGATTCGACTGAGGCTCAGCTGCGATATGGTTCCGCTCTGTCGTCTGCCGGAGACCCCGGTCACCCCAGTCACCCGCTCCACGCCTCTCAGCACTCGGCTCGCAGGGAGCGCATGACTGCTCGGGAGGAGGCCAACTTCCGCACTCTTGAAGGACGCAG GAGAGCAGCCACGCTGCTGACGGCTCGTCAAGGCATGATGTCGGCACGGGGCGACTTCCTGAACTATGCCTTGTCGCTGATGCGCTCCCACAATGATGAGCATTCGGATGTGCTTCCTGTGCTGGACGTGTGCTCCCTGAAACACGTGGCCTACGTTTTCCAGGCTCTTATCTATTGGATTAAGGCTATGAACCAGCAAACCACCCTGGACACGCCACAGATGGATAGAAAGAG AAATCGAGAGATTTTGGAGCTGGGTTTGGACAATGAGGATTCTGAGCACGAGAACGACGAGGACACCAATCAGA GTTCGACTCTGCAGGACAAGGATGAGGACACGGTTCCGGCCGAGACCGGTCAGAATCACCCCTTCTTCCGTCGCTCTGACTCTATGACCTTCTTGGGCTGCATCCCACCGAACCCTTTTGACGTTCCTCTGGCTGAGGCCATTCCACTGGCTGACCAGCCCCACCTCCTGCAG CCTAATGCCAGGAAGGAGGATCTGTTCGGCCGTCCGTCTCAGGGCTTGTACTCTTCCTCTTACATGGCAACCAAAGGCCTGGCTGAGGCAAGCATGGACAGGAACTGCCTGGAGGTAAACATGGGCTCTCTACCCTCCCCCTCTCAG GTCCTGCCGACTAAGATGTCTTACTCGGCAAATCTGAAGAATGTGATGAGCATGGAGACCGGCCAGCGGAGTAGTGAGAACCAGTCACTGGTGGAGCAAGAGATGGAGGTTTCCAAACCGGGCCCTTCACCACACGACCTCGCTGCCCAGCTGAAGAGCAGCCTTCTTGCTGAGATCGGCCTCACGGAGAGCGATGGGCCTCCGCTTCCATCATTCAG ACCTCACTGCAGCTTCATGGGGATGATGATTTCACATGACATGCTGCTCGGCCGCTGGCGTCTGTCACTGGAACTTTTTGGCCGTGTCTTCATGGAGGATGTCGGAGCCGAGCCTGGATct ATCCTCACAGAGCTCGGCGGCTTCGAGGTGAAAGAATCCAAGTTCCGTcgggagatggagaagctgagGAACCTGCAGTCCCGCGACCTGGCCCTGGAGGTGGACCGTGACAGAGACCAGTTAATACAGCAGACCATGCGTCAGCTTAACACGCACTTTGGCAGGCGCTGCACAACCACACCCATGGCTGTGCACCGGGTGAAGGTTACCTTCAAAGATGAGCCTGGCGAGGGCAGCGGCGTGGCCCGCAGCTTCTACACGGCCATCGCCCTGGCCCTTCTCTCCAACGACAAGCTGCCCAACCTGGACTGTGTTCAGAGCGTCAGCAAGGGCATGCAGGCCAGCAGTACGTGTCATCACGATTACAATTCAA ACCTAATGCAGCGTCTGAGGAACAGAGaccgagaaagagagaggagaagtgGAGGCCTTCGAGCAGGATCtcggagagacagagacag GGATTCAAGGAGGCAGCTGTCTATAGACACGAGGCCTTTCAGGCCCTCATCAGAGGGAAATCCCAGCGATGAGCCCGACCCTCTGCCTGCACACAGACAAGCCCTGGGCGAAAGACTCTATCCACGAGTTCACGCAATGCAGCCG GCGTTTGCCAGTAAGATCACAGGCATGTTGCTGGAGCTGTCTCctgcacagctgctgctgctgctggctagtGAGGATTCCCTCAGAGCCAGAGTAGAGGAGGCTATGGAGCTTCTCATTGCACACGGAAG GGAAAATGGTGCAGACAGTATACTGGACCTGGGTCTACCCGAGGCTCCAGAGAAAGCACAA cagcaggagaaccGTAAGCGCCACGGCTCAACGCGCAGTGTGGTTGACATGGAACTGGACGACCCGGATGACGGGGACGACAACGCTCCTCTCTTCTACCAGCCTGGCAAACGAGGCTTCTACTCGCCTCGGCCCGGCAAAAACACAGAGGCCAGACTCAACTGCTTCCGTAACATTGGCag AATACTGGGGTTATGTCTGCTGCAGAATGAACTCTGTCCAATCACATTGAACAGACATGTCATTAAAGTGCTGCTCGGTAGGAAG GTGAACTGGCACGACTTTGCGTTCTTTGACCCGGTCATGTATGAGAGTCTGCGGCAGCTCATCCGCCACTCGCAGGCTGGCGAAGCAGAGGCAGTTTTTGCTGCCATGGACCTGGCCTTCGCCATCGACCTCTGTAAAGAGGAAGGGGCTGGACAG GTGGAGCTTCTGTCTGGTGGGGTCAACATGCCGGTTACTCCCCTCAATGTGTACGAGTATGTGAGGAAGTATGCAGAGCACAGGATGCTGGTGGTGGCTGAGCAACCTCTGCAT gCAATGAGGAAGGGTTTGCTGGATGTACTGCCTAAGAACTCCCTCGAGGATTTGACGGCTGAGGACTTCAGGCTGCTGGTCAACGGATGCGGAGAAGTCAACGTCCAGATGCTCATCAGCTTCACCTCGTTCAACGATGAGTCAG GAGAAAATGCAGACAAACTACTCCAGTTTAAACGCTGGTTTTGGTCCATAGTGGAGAAGATGAGCATGACTGAGAGGCAAGATCTG GTGTACTTCTGGACCTCCAGTCCGTCTCTGCCAGCCAGCGAGGAGGGCTTCCAACCGATGCCCTCGATCACCATCCGGCCTCCAGACGACCAGCACCTCCCCACGGCCAATACCTGCATCTCACGTCTCTACGTGCCACTCTACTCTTCTAAACAGATACTCAAACAGAAACTCCTGCTAGCCATTAAGACCAAGAATTTTGGTTTTGTGTAG